A portion of the Algisphaera agarilytica genome contains these proteins:
- a CDS encoding flagellar brake protein produces MPRSKTNSMIETTWHTTVAELASQNKTVEVRPLTERGEELPSFRARLLQADEKDGSLIVEKPANVEQAQVIAKGVAVQVYVITGSTRMKADSRVIDVGRFSLNKQTKVMAVRLEPMKKISSAQRRACFRLSTAGMGMSARFRHPDWADTDPDLTAKALDISDRGLGLTVEMETELAKQMIDQVYGVFIPLPGQDESLELDARLVRVVETDFGTVTLGFQFEFSNLNEQRRVEQVIQQFSVAQQRKQIRRMRGAG; encoded by the coding sequence ATGCCACGATCCAAAACCAACTCGATGATCGAAACCACCTGGCACACCACGGTGGCGGAGCTGGCGAGCCAGAACAAGACGGTCGAGGTTCGGCCGTTGACCGAACGCGGCGAAGAACTGCCGTCGTTCCGGGCGCGGCTGCTCCAGGCGGATGAGAAGGATGGCTCGCTCATCGTCGAGAAGCCAGCCAACGTCGAGCAGGCGCAGGTCATCGCCAAGGGTGTCGCGGTGCAGGTGTATGTGATCACCGGCAGCACCCGGATGAAAGCGGACTCGCGGGTGATCGACGTGGGGCGGTTCAGCCTCAACAAACAGACCAAAGTGATGGCGGTCCGCTTGGAGCCCATGAAGAAGATAAGCTCGGCCCAGCGTCGGGCGTGCTTCCGCCTCTCGACCGCGGGCATGGGGATGTCCGCTCGGTTCCGCCACCCCGACTGGGCCGACACCGATCCCGATCTGACGGCCAAGGCTCTGGACATCAGCGACCGCGGCCTCGGGTTGACGGTGGAGATGGAAACCGAGCTGGCCAAGCAGATGATCGATCAGGTCTACGGCGTGTTCATTCCGCTGCCCGGCCAAGACGAATCACTGGAGCTCGACGCCCGGCTGGTGCGTGTGGTCGAGACCGATTTCGGCACCGTGACCCTGGGCTTCCAGTTCGAGTTCTCAAACCTCAACGAACAACGCCGGGTCGAGCAGGTCATCCAGCAGTTCTCCGTGGCCCAGCAACGCAAGCAGATCCGGCGTATGCGCGGTGCCGGCTGA